From the Malaclemys terrapin pileata isolate rMalTer1 chromosome 13, rMalTer1.hap1, whole genome shotgun sequence genome, one window contains:
- the LOC128847893 gene encoding fibrinogen-like protein 1-like protein, with the protein MGEGGSARLCWARREGPAVPALAVRCPRLLLLAGLLALSAPVLTLEIHNLNILKGPTHAIRNIHPKHLKADQGKGNLRHSRASDPQLPEAHVWPKDCSEITWNRVSGVFVIQPTGFHQIVVYCDLNSTSEGWTVLQRNRHDTQITWAESWSTYKYGFGNVQDDYWLGTEYIYRIAKQKVYQVRFVIHDSSGTMKYADYNLFGLEDESKGYRLRLGSYTGIAGDAMASYNPSTMHDNMKFSTKDLDQDTSGGNCASSYEGGWWYSACHSVRLNVKGSITWGSFCSGNCQASAILIKPASYC; encoded by the exons ATGGGCGAGGGCGGCAGTGCCAGGCTGTGCTGGGCGAGGCGGGAGGGTCCAGCAGTCCCAGCTCTCG CTGTCCGGTGCCCTCGTCTCCTGCTCCTCGCCGGCCTGCTGGCCCTGTCAGCCCCAGTTCTCACCCTGGAAATACACAACCTGAACATCTTAAAGGGACCCACCCATGCAATCCGGAACATCCACCCAAAGCACCTGAAGGCAG ATCAGGGGAAAGGGAACCTGCGGCACAGCCGAGCCAGTGACCCGCAGTTACCAGAGGCCCACG TCTGGCCCAAGGACTGCAGCGAGATAACCTGGAACAGGGTCAGTGGCGTCTTCGTCATCCAGCCCACAGGATTCCACCAGATTGTCGTTTACTGTGACTTGAACAGCACCAGCGAGGGCTGGACGGTCCTCCAGCGGAACCGGCACGACACACAGATCACCTGGGctgagtcctggagcacctacaagtacggcttTGGCAACGTGCAGGATGACTACTGGTTGGGGACGGAGTACATCTATCGGATCGCCAAGCAGAAGGTCTACCAGGTCAGGTTTGTCATCCACGATTCATCCGGCACCATGAAATACGCAGACTACAACCTCTTCGGTCTGGAAGACGAGTCCAAAGGCtacaggctgaggctgggctcTTACACTGGGATTGCAGGGGACGCCATGGCTTCATACAATCCTAGCACCATGCATGACAACATGAAGTTCTCCACTAAAGACCTGGATCAGGACACTTCCGGTGGGAACTGTGCGTCTAGCTATGAGGGGGGCTGGTGGTACTCGGCTTGTCATTCTGTTCGACTGAACGTCAAAGGGAGCATCACTTGGGGTAGTTTCTGTAGTGGGAACTGCCAAGCCTCCGCCATCCTCATCAAACCAGCGTCCTACTGTtag
- the LOC128848251 gene encoding protein NYNRIN-like — MRTVLGMTGYCRPWILGYATMIKPLQDLTKSGTPEPLPWSPEAEQAFVAIKQSLSSAPALGLPDYAKPFTLFCHERNGFALAVLTQRHGDKHRPIAYYSTALDAVAAGFPPCLRAVAAAALAVQVSESIVLGSPLIVAVPHAVAALLLKSKTQHLSTSRLTKYELVLLSSSHITLARCPVLNPASLLPGPKDGDPHDCVSVTSVLSHPRDDLLDVPLQNPDLIYFVDGSCLRDSKGKLVAGYAVCSAHAVIESAFLPSVFSAQVAELVALTRACILAQDQAVTIYTDSRYAFGVVHDYGLLWKYRGFLTSTGSPIKNSLYVSALLDALLVPKAIAVVKCTAHQTPRDEVTRGNALADSAAKAAALSAPQAEYTCALIEQPPLASLEDLAKIQEAAPAAEKRFWSANGCILHPDHLWHAPAGRLVAPKMLMPYLARVYHGMAHVSKGGMVAAVNRDWCAFGFPVIAHHYCQQCVICQQHNIGKAVKVRQAAHPPPWGPFVNIQIDFIQLSKCCGYEYVLVLVDVFSNWVEAFPCRKADARTVVKLLLKDFVPRFGIPVSINSDRGTHFTGQIVKELCAALQTQHNLHCPHHPQSAGTVERQNGILKNKLAKICAETNLKWPDALPLALMSMRATPNRKTGLSPHEILTGRPMRLPTAPPLTLAQMDIHLMDDTMLKYCQALMKCVKSFYTQVKEALPKDPVQPCHSLEPGDWVYIKVHQRKTALAPRWKGPFQVLLTTNTAVKCQGLPTWTHASHCKKPPPPGEDSPAADQPISPANSAVPPGQQGKRTR; from the coding sequence atgcgtactgttcttggcatgactgggtactgtagaccatggattttaggctatgcaacaatgattaaacccttacaggatctgactaagtcaggtacccctgagcctcttccttggtctccagaggctgaacaagcttttgttgctatcaagcaaagtctgtccagtgcaccagccctgggacttcctgattatgctaaaccattcactcttttctgtcatgagcgtaatgggtttgctttggctgtattaacgcaaaggcacggagacaaacaccgtcccattgcttattacagtactgccctagacgctgtggcagctggatttcccccttgcctgcgtgctgtagctgcagcagctcttgctgttcaggtatctgaatctattgtcttaggatctcctttgattgttgctgttcctcatgctgtggctgctctcttgttaaaatctaagacacagcatctatccacttctcgtcttacaaaatatgagcttgtcttgttgtcttcatctcatattactttggctcgttgccctgttctaaatcctgcctccttgttgcctgggcccaaagacggagacccacatgactgtgtgtctgtgacatcggttctctctcatccaagagatgatttactagatgtgcctttgcaaaatcctgatcttatttactttgtagatggttcgtgcttgcgagattctaagggcaaattggttgctggttatgctgtgtgttctgcacatgctgttattgaaagtgctttccttccttctgtgttttctgctcaagtggccgaacttgtggctttaactcgagcctgcattctcgctcaggatcaagcagttacaatctatacagactctcgttatgcttttggagtggtacatgattatgggttgctctggaagtatagaggttttcttacatccactggttctcctattaagaacagtctgtatgtctctgctcttttagatgctcttttagtgcccaaagctatagctgtcgtgaaatgtacagctcaccagacccctcgtgatgaagttacccgtggaaatgctttggcagactctgcagccaaagcagcggccctttctgcacctcaggctgaatatacttgtgctttgattgaacagcctccactagcctcccttgaggatctggccaagatccaggaagctgcaccggcagctgagaaacgtttttggagtgctaatggctgtattctacaccctgatcatctttggcatgccccagctggtcgcctggttgcaccgaagatgctaatgccctatcttgctcgtgtataccacggaatggctcacgtgagcaaaggggggatggttgctgcggttaaccgagattggtgtgcgttcgggttcccagtcattgcacatcactactgtcaacaatgtgtgatttgtcagcagcataacattggtaaagctgttaaagttaggcaggcagctcaccctcccccttggggaccttttgtaaatattcagattgattttattcaactgtctaaatgttgtggctatgaatatgtattggttttggtggatgtattttcaaattgggttgaagcttttccctgcaggaaagcagatgccaggactgttgtgaaacttctgcttaaagattttgtaccacgatttggcatccctgtgagtatcaacagtgaccgtggaactcattttaccggacagattgtaaaggagttatgtgcagctttgcagactcaacacaaccttcactgtccccaccatccgcagtctgctgggacagtggaacgccagaatggaattctgaaaaataaactggccaagatttgtgctgaaacaaacttgaagtggccagatgcccttcctctggcactaatgagtatgagggccactcccaatcgaaagactggactcagccctcatgagattctgacagggcgcccgatgagactaccaactgcgcccccactgaccctagctcagatggacattcatttaatggatgacacaatgcttaagtattgtcaggcactaatgaaatgtgttaagtctttctatacacaggtgaaagaagcactacccaaggatcctgtgcagccctgccactcgctggaaccaggagactgggtctacataaaggtccatcagcgaaagactgccttggctccacgctggaaaggccctttccaagtcctgttaaccactaacactgctgtgaagtgccaaggactgcccacctggacccatgcttcgcactgcaaaaagccccctccgcctggagaggattctccagctgctgatcagcctatttctcctgctaactctgctgtgcctcctggacagcagggaaagaggacaaggtga